One window of Paroedura picta isolate Pp20150507F chromosome 2, Ppicta_v3.0, whole genome shotgun sequence genomic DNA carries:
- the GNG2 gene encoding guanine nucleotide-binding protein G(I)/G(S)/G(O) subunit gamma-2 — protein MASNNTTSIAQARKLVEQLKMEANIDRIKVSKAAADLMAYCEAHAKEDPLLTPVPASENPFREKKFFCAIL, from the exons ATGGCCAGCAATAACACCACCAGCATCGCACAAGCCAGGAAACTGGTGGAGCAGCTCAAAATGGAAGCAAATATTGACAGAATAAAG GTCTCCAAAGCAGCGGCCGACTTGATGGCGTACTGCGAAGCCCACGCCAAGGAGGACCCCCTATTGACCCCGGTGCCTGCCTCCGAAAACCCCTTCCgggagaaaaagttcttttgCGCCATTCTGTAA